Proteins co-encoded in one Prunus persica cultivar Lovell chromosome G6, Prunus_persica_NCBIv2, whole genome shotgun sequence genomic window:
- the LOC18779465 gene encoding egg cell-secreted protein 1.3 gives MFFTQALNIHIQILQTVTENTMAFKNAAFLLLMTTMCLIMSANNAIANARNMAAVGIKTGSQGGEGGSGGQGGLGECWNALVELKSCSNEVVLFFLNGQADIGTDCCKAIATITHHCWPAMLTSLGFTAEEGNILRGHCDAASAAGSTDNASSSAPASPPSAAASSAATPAI, from the coding sequence ATGTTCTTCACTCAAGCTCTGAATATTCATATACAAATATTACAAACAGTAACAGAGAATACCATGGCTTTCAAAAATGCGGCTTTCCTCCTCTTGATGACCACAATGTGCCTCATAATGAGTGCAAACAATGCAATTGCCAATGCGAGGAACATGGCTGCTGTGGGGATCAAAACCGGCAGCCAAGGCGGTGAAGGCGGCAGCGGTGGCCAAGGGGGCTTAGGGGAGTGCTGGAATGCGCTTGTGGAGCTGAAATCATGTTCAAATGAAGTGGTTCTGTTTTTCCTCAACGGGCAGGCTGATATTGGGACTGACTGTTGCAAAGCCATTGCCACAATCACGCACCACTGCTGGCCTGCCATGCTGACGTCGCTTGGCTTCACGGCGGAGGAGGGTAACATTTTGCGAGGCCACTGTGATGCCGCTTCCGCTGCTGGTTCTACTGATAATGCTTCTTCCTCCGCCCCGGCTTCGCCTCCAAGTGCAGCTGCTTCCTCCGCCGCTACCCCAGCCATTTAA